The Spirosoma foliorum genome has a window encoding:
- a CDS encoding DinB family protein codes for MLTKSHLRFLRVFLGLLWVFTTAQAAASLTTISQLTADWQRAKEYTKEYLDVMPEDGVNFKPTSEIRSFAEQMLHLAAANYNFGALASGKSNPMQGKKLEEMADLKNKAALTKAVMDSYDFMIDAVKSMTDAQLGESVKMGQREMTKEVVLSKAFEHQTHHRGQCTIYIRMKGVKPPQEKLF; via the coding sequence ACATTTACGATTCCTACGCGTCTTTCTGGGCCTGCTTTGGGTATTTACAACCGCTCAGGCAGCTGCGTCATTAACCACCATTTCGCAACTAACCGCCGACTGGCAGCGGGCGAAAGAGTACACCAAAGAGTATTTGGATGTGATGCCTGAAGACGGTGTCAACTTCAAACCAACGTCTGAAATCCGCAGCTTCGCTGAGCAGATGTTACACTTAGCCGCAGCGAACTACAACTTCGGTGCACTGGCCAGCGGCAAATCGAACCCGATGCAGGGCAAAAAACTGGAAGAAATGGCCGACCTAAAAAACAAGGCCGCGCTGACCAAGGCCGTCATGGACAGTTACGATTTCATGATCGATGCCGTAAAAAGCATGACGGATGCGCAATTGGGCGAATCGGTAAAAATGGGCCAGCGTGAAATGACGAAAGAAGTGGTCTTGTCAAAAGCGTTTGAACACCAAACCCATCACCGAGGCCAATGCACGATCTACATTCGAATGAAAGGTGTGAAGCCCCCGCAGGAGAAATTGTTTTAA
- a CDS encoding DUF4403 family protein — MRTPPAHYYFLALGLIVLLGQCQNKQPQAPKAEGFDPPIPETISYVAGPIMFQLTELQEKINKELSPVLVGKQTKDGKTKGIMSLRVKRLGSVHVEYADQQIKLSAPLQMWLTRPFSRDTTPPEKPFCAINVHFKSPISVTPDWRLASHTTFTDYTWIVQPKIVGISLTNLVENLLEKHKSAIEMAIDSAVHKELRLDKMVKPIWHDMQNPLLINKEYGLWLIPKPISIAAGLITGDSTQLTTHVRIAMETQTAVKPEKPVHAYTPLPLLQKREQVSQVSDLHLMSFIPYSDINRMLALTVKNKKLALGSLTIKGISVYGGQHSLIVKADLAGLLDGIVYLRGKPTFDTLTNTLKVKNLDFDAESGSVLSKNTGAVWHDGLRTLLEGLLTIRLGDDIAKIPQAIEKAFEQGGAGKKTDLGINTFRFTPQKIAIRPDGIQTLIKVESKIALKVNKL; from the coding sequence ATGAGGACACCACCAGCGCACTATTATTTTCTTGCTCTTGGACTTATTGTTCTTCTAGGACAATGCCAGAACAAACAACCGCAAGCTCCCAAAGCCGAGGGGTTTGATCCGCCCATACCTGAAACGATATCGTATGTGGCTGGCCCCATTATGTTTCAATTGACCGAGTTACAGGAAAAAATCAACAAGGAACTCAGCCCCGTTTTGGTCGGCAAACAAACAAAAGATGGCAAAACGAAAGGGATCATGTCGCTTCGGGTTAAGCGACTCGGTTCGGTGCACGTTGAGTATGCCGATCAGCAGATAAAGCTATCGGCCCCGCTTCAAATGTGGCTCACGAGACCTTTCAGCCGAGATACGACGCCCCCTGAAAAGCCCTTTTGTGCGATTAACGTACATTTCAAAAGTCCAATCAGCGTAACCCCCGACTGGCGACTAGCCAGCCACACAACCTTTACGGATTATACCTGGATCGTTCAACCTAAAATTGTCGGCATTTCGCTAACCAATCTGGTTGAGAACCTGTTGGAAAAGCACAAGAGCGCGATTGAAATGGCTATCGATTCGGCAGTTCATAAAGAACTTCGGCTCGATAAAATGGTGAAACCGATCTGGCACGATATGCAAAATCCGCTGCTGATTAACAAGGAGTACGGTCTTTGGCTGATTCCTAAACCCATTAGTATAGCTGCCGGTTTGATCACGGGCGATTCGACCCAATTAACGACTCATGTGCGGATTGCAATGGAAACGCAAACAGCGGTAAAGCCAGAGAAACCAGTTCATGCGTACACGCCTTTACCACTTTTACAGAAGCGGGAGCAGGTTTCTCAAGTTTCAGATTTGCACCTGATGAGCTTCATCCCCTATTCCGATATCAACCGAATGCTGGCCCTTACGGTAAAGAATAAAAAACTCGCTTTGGGTAGCCTGACCATCAAAGGTATTTCGGTTTATGGCGGCCAGCATTCGCTGATTGTAAAAGCCGATCTGGCTGGACTTCTGGATGGCATTGTTTACCTACGAGGTAAACCAACGTTCGATACGTTAACTAACACGCTAAAAGTCAAAAATTTAGATTTTGATGCGGAATCGGGAAGTGTGTTATCGAAAAATACAGGAGCTGTATGGCATGATGGCTTGCGCACGTTATTAGAGGGATTATTAACGATTCGATTGGGCGATGATATTGCTAAAATTCCGCAGGCAATTGAAAAAGCATTTGAGCAAGGGGGAGCCGGAAAGAAAACGGATTTGGGCATAAACACCTTCCGATTTACTCCCCAAAAGATTGCCATTCGCCCCGACGGCATCCAGACGCTGATTAAGGTGGAGTCAAAAATAGCACTGAAAGTCAATAAGTTATAA
- a CDS encoding M90 family metallopeptidase, with protein MKTIHFMVLFISLVVLIIGWLVWRYLSQKKQDAQPLPTNYPQLLQAYVPYYQELSPEKKKLFDDRVNHFLHHVKIEGVATTVDDVDKVLVASSAIIPIFGFEDWYYPLTNVLLYEGSFNADFQTTGEGRNILGMVGEGGALQSTMVLSKPALHEGFANETGKENTGIHEFVHLLDKADGSTDGLPEYLLEKDHIKPWLQLIHKSIHDIKANHSDINPYGVTNEAEFFAVVAEYFFKRPDLLHEKHPELFTRLEEIFHQHPLEE; from the coding sequence GTGAAAACAATTCATTTTATGGTTCTCTTTATCAGCCTAGTTGTATTAATAATTGGTTGGCTCGTCTGGCGATATCTGAGTCAAAAGAAACAGGATGCCCAACCCCTGCCTACCAACTATCCGCAATTATTACAAGCGTATGTGCCTTATTACCAGGAGTTAAGCCCCGAAAAAAAGAAGCTATTCGATGATCGGGTCAATCATTTCCTGCACCATGTCAAGATCGAAGGCGTAGCTACCACCGTCGACGATGTCGATAAAGTTCTGGTAGCCAGCAGCGCGATCATCCCTATTTTCGGCTTCGAGGATTGGTATTACCCGCTAACCAATGTGCTGCTCTACGAAGGCAGTTTCAACGCTGATTTCCAAACCACAGGAGAAGGTCGAAATATTCTGGGGATGGTTGGCGAAGGCGGTGCCTTGCAGAGCACGATGGTCTTGTCGAAACCCGCTTTGCATGAAGGGTTTGCGAATGAGACCGGCAAAGAGAATACAGGCATTCATGAATTTGTCCATCTCCTCGACAAAGCCGATGGCTCTACGGATGGATTACCGGAGTATTTGCTGGAGAAAGATCATATTAAGCCGTGGCTTCAATTGATTCATAAGAGCATTCACGATATCAAAGCCAATCATTCAGACATCAACCCCTACGGCGTCACCAACGAAGCTGAGTTCTTCGCCGTCGTAGCCGAGTATTTCTTCAAACGACCTGATTTACTGCACGAAAAACACCCGGAGCTTTTCACAAGGCTGGAAGAAATTTTCCACCAACATCCGTTGGAGGAGTAA
- a CDS encoding amidohydrolase family protein has translation MSPFYSQPCSWPCTTLQAQELTSNGQRDIVFRSVNVIPMDRERVISNQTVVVRNGRIAAMGNEGSVKFSKDALVIDAKDKYLTPGWAEIHAHVPPINDIEPMKEVLILYLANGITTIRGMLGHPKHLELRSKINSGEILGPHFYATGPSFNGQTVKTAERGAEMVREQKAAGYDFLKLHPGLTKETFPAIAKTAHEVGIPFAGHVSFNVGVWRAIDAEYSSIDHMDGFIEAIVPRSDTLAEPETGLFASWIAYRADASQIPKLVKGLREKHIRVVPTQALAERWLSPLPADAFSNDPEMKYMKPEQLKGWVNTKVGYLANPNFSKEHAEKLIQIRRKLIYECQKNGVELLLGSDAPQIFNVPGFSIHHEMKYMVDAGLTPYEVLRTGTVNVASYFNKPDWGTIKPGNVSDLVLLGGNPLKDISQTKSIEGVMMGTNWLSKEYIQKELKKLKKQ, from the coding sequence TTGTCTCCCTTCTACTCACAACCCTGCTCCTGGCCCTGCACCACGCTCCAAGCGCAGGAACTCACCAGCAACGGTCAGCGTGACATTGTATTCAGATCGGTGAATGTGATTCCGATGGATCGGGAGCGTGTTATTAGCAACCAGACTGTCGTTGTGCGTAATGGACGAATAGCGGCCATGGGCAACGAGGGAAGCGTGAAATTTAGTAAAGACGCGCTGGTCATTGATGCGAAAGACAAATACTTGACGCCGGGTTGGGCCGAAATCCATGCCCACGTTCCGCCCATCAATGATATTGAGCCGATGAAAGAGGTGTTGATCCTCTATCTGGCAAACGGTATCACCACCATTCGGGGTATGTTGGGGCACCCTAAACATCTGGAGCTACGGAGCAAAATCAACAGTGGCGAAATTCTTGGGCCGCACTTCTATGCAACTGGGCCATCATTTAACGGGCAAACGGTAAAAACTGCCGAGCGGGGTGCCGAAATGGTGCGGGAGCAGAAAGCGGCTGGCTATGATTTTCTGAAACTGCATCCGGGTCTTACCAAAGAGACGTTTCCGGCGATTGCCAAAACGGCCCACGAAGTCGGTATTCCATTTGCTGGACACGTTTCCTTTAACGTGGGCGTTTGGCGCGCCATCGATGCAGAATATTCGTCGATTGATCATATGGATGGATTCATTGAAGCGATTGTCCCCCGATCCGATACACTGGCCGAACCTGAAACGGGACTGTTTGCATCCTGGATTGCCTACCGAGCCGACGCTTCGCAGATCCCGAAACTTGTGAAAGGTCTTCGCGAAAAACACATTCGGGTGGTGCCAACACAGGCGCTGGCGGAACGCTGGCTTTCTCCGCTTCCGGCCGATGCATTTTCCAATGATCCCGAGATGAAGTACATGAAGCCGGAACAGCTAAAGGGATGGGTGAACACCAAAGTAGGCTATCTCGCCAATCCGAACTTCTCCAAAGAGCACGCCGAAAAGCTAATTCAGATTCGCCGGAAACTGATTTATGAATGTCAGAAAAACGGCGTTGAGCTATTACTGGGTTCTGATGCTCCCCAAATCTTCAACGTGCCGGGTTTCTCGATTCACCACGAAATGAAGTACATGGTCGATGCGGGATTGACGCCCTACGAAGTTCTGCGCACTGGAACGGTCAACGTAGCTTCCTATTTCAATAAGCCCGATTGGGGCACGATCAAACCCGGCAATGTATCCGATTTAGTGTTGTTGGGTGGCAACCCTTTGAAAGACATCAGTCAAACAAAAAGCATCGAGGGTGTGATGATGGGTACGAACTGGTTATCGAAAGAGTATATTCAGAAAGAGTTGAAGAAACTGAAGAAGCAGTAG